A DNA window from Aminiphilus circumscriptus DSM 16581 contains the following coding sequences:
- the pyk gene encoding pyruvate kinase, which yields MRKVKIVCTLGPACGDYDTLRAMAAAGMNVARFNFSHGSYEGHGLNLDQVRNVERELKRPIATLLDTKGPEIRTGRLKNGKSVNLVPGKKMLLIPDDGSEGDESCVGISYAKLADELQVGQDLFIDDGTLHLRVEKIDETEVHCVVLVGGELGERKGVNIPDAELSVPTLTEKDIEDIRWGVAHEMEFIAVSFVRTRADVMEVRRIIEEFQGHMKIIAKIETKQAVQNLEEIAQVVDGMMVARGDLGVEMPTEDVPLEQKRIIDICRSQGKPVIVATQMLDSMIRNPRPTRAEANDVANAVLDGADAVMLSGETAKGKYPVLAVETMSKIVTRVEREMEKWSRHSTIPVATTSVPDAVSHAAVQIAKDMKARSIICLTRSGSTASMVSKYRPACSLLATTPLVRTWRQLALVWGAYSVLKEEAPTAEEALEAGLAAALEEGLVNEGDLVVVTAGVPVGIPGTTNMVQVHTIGRILVKGLSLIRKEAVGHVCKATTPKEALEKMRPGDVLVVRQTDKDYLPAMKKASAIIAEEGGLTSHAAIVALELNIPCVVSAEKAMEVLQDNVLLTVDGSRGVVYQGRVKLH from the coding sequence ATGAGAAAAGTCAAGATCGTCTGCACCCTTGGGCCCGCATGCGGTGATTACGATACCTTGCGTGCCATGGCGGCGGCAGGGATGAACGTGGCGCGTTTCAACTTCAGTCACGGATCCTACGAGGGACATGGCTTGAACCTTGACCAGGTCAGAAATGTGGAGCGGGAACTCAAACGTCCCATAGCGACGCTTCTGGATACAAAGGGGCCTGAAATCCGTACGGGTAGGCTGAAGAACGGAAAATCCGTGAACCTGGTCCCTGGAAAGAAAATGCTTCTGATTCCCGACGACGGATCGGAGGGAGACGAGTCCTGCGTGGGAATCAGTTATGCAAAGCTTGCGGACGAACTGCAGGTGGGGCAGGATCTCTTCATCGACGACGGGACCCTGCATCTTCGGGTCGAAAAGATCGACGAGACGGAGGTACACTGTGTTGTTCTCGTGGGCGGAGAGCTGGGAGAGCGAAAGGGAGTCAACATTCCGGACGCGGAACTCTCGGTACCGACCCTGACGGAAAAAGACATCGAAGATATCCGCTGGGGCGTGGCTCACGAGATGGAATTTATCGCCGTCTCTTTCGTGCGCACCCGTGCTGATGTCATGGAAGTCCGTCGGATCATTGAGGAATTTCAGGGACACATGAAGATCATCGCGAAGATCGAAACAAAACAGGCGGTGCAAAACCTGGAGGAAATCGCCCAAGTCGTCGACGGCATGATGGTCGCCCGGGGGGATTTGGGTGTGGAGATGCCCACGGAGGATGTCCCTCTCGAACAGAAGCGCATTATCGACATCTGCCGCTCCCAGGGAAAACCGGTCATCGTCGCTACCCAGATGCTCGACTCCATGATCCGGAATCCCCGCCCGACGAGAGCCGAGGCGAACGACGTGGCCAACGCCGTTCTCGACGGAGCCGACGCAGTGATGCTTTCGGGAGAGACGGCGAAGGGGAAATATCCTGTCCTGGCCGTGGAGACCATGTCGAAAATCGTCACCAGAGTCGAGCGGGAGATGGAGAAATGGTCTCGCCACAGCACGATTCCCGTGGCGACAACCTCTGTTCCCGATGCAGTGAGCCACGCCGCCGTGCAGATTGCCAAGGACATGAAGGCCCGGAGCATTATCTGTCTTACCCGGAGCGGCAGCACCGCGAGCATGGTGAGCAAGTATCGGCCCGCGTGTTCCCTTTTGGCCACGACTCCTCTCGTCAGGACGTGGAGACAGCTTGCGCTCGTCTGGGGAGCCTATTCCGTTCTGAAGGAGGAAGCCCCCACGGCGGAAGAGGCTCTCGAGGCAGGGCTCGCGGCCGCACTCGAAGAGGGCCTTGTCAATGAAGGCGACCTTGTTGTGGTCACCGCCGGCGTTCCCGTGGGCATTCCGGGAACGACCAACATGGTTCAGGTGCACACCATCGGCCGCATTCTTGTGAAAGGGCTTTCCCTCATCCGCAAGGAAGCTGTGGGACACGTGTGCAAGGCCACGACGCCCAAGGAAGCCCTGGAGAAGATGCGGCCGGGGGATGTGCTCGTGGTGCGCCAAACCGACAAGGACTATCTACCTGCCATGAAAAAAGCCTCGGCGATCATCGCCGAGGAAGGCGGGCTGACCAGCCACGCGGCCATCGTGGCTCTGGAGCTGAACATCCCCTGCGTGGTGAGTGCGGAAAAAGCCATGGAAGTCCTGCAGGATAATGTTCTTCTCACGGTTGACGGTTCCAGAGGAGTCGTTTACCAGGGGCGGGTCAAACTGCATTGA
- the mtrB gene encoding trp RNA-binding attenuation protein MtrB, with protein MREKETTGAATESVLSDFVLVHALEDGVTVIGLTRGQETRFTHTEKLDKGEVWVSQFTEHTSAMKIRGKALIITKHGSVTSGGREK; from the coding sequence ATGCGGGAGAAGGAGACGACGGGTGCGGCAACCGAGTCTGTCTTGAGCGATTTCGTCCTTGTCCATGCCCTGGAGGACGGTGTTACCGTCATCGGATTGACACGGGGACAGGAAACACGGTTTACTCATACGGAAAAGCTGGACAAGGGCGAAGTCTGGGTTTCCCAGTTCACGGAACACACGTCTGCCATGAAGATTCGCGGGAAGGCCCTCATCATTACAAAACATGGGAGCGTCACGAGCGGAGGGAGAGAAAAATGA
- a CDS encoding NUDIX hydrolase: MKRSPGQGWQEAHAGVTRENGAFTEEASPGDLLARLRAVHPPVSTLPWELCTLGPFPLSAVLLPFVRIRGELFLLLEERSDGLRAHAGQLAFPGGRKDPGDFSPEDTALRELEEELAIGRSSVRLYGVLPFEFAYSSDFVIVPLWGEVTGISSLKTLRPATKEVKTVHFLPLSSCLRPTRFVWRSGRSGRHFYPVYAATEEKELWGASARMLYSLLRPLCTGEILSSWH; this comes from the coding sequence ATGAAGCGCTCACCGGGGCAAGGATGGCAAGAAGCCCACGCCGGTGTCACACGCGAGAACGGTGCCTTCACGGAGGAGGCGTCTCCCGGGGATCTTCTCGCTCGTCTGCGGGCGGTACATCCCCCTGTGTCGACGCTTCCCTGGGAGCTTTGTACGCTCGGCCCGTTTCCGCTGAGTGCCGTGCTGCTTCCCTTTGTTCGGATCCGGGGGGAACTTTTCCTTCTCCTTGAAGAGCGAAGCGATGGTTTGCGAGCACACGCCGGACAGCTTGCCTTTCCCGGAGGGAGAAAGGACCCGGGAGATTTTTCTCCGGAGGATACGGCATTGCGGGAACTTGAGGAAGAGCTTGCGATCGGACGTTCCAGTGTCCGCCTCTACGGTGTTCTTCCTTTCGAGTTTGCCTATTCCAGCGATTTCGTCATTGTTCCTCTCTGGGGAGAGGTGACGGGGATTTCTTCCCTTAAAACGCTTCGGCCGGCGACAAAGGAAGTGAAGACCGTGCATTTTCTTCCGCTTTCGTCGTGTCTTCGCCCAACGCGATTCGTATGGAGATCCGGAAGATCGGGAAGGCATTTCTATCCCGTTTATGCCGCCACAGAGGAAAAAGAACTTTGGGGAGCCTCCGCCCGAATGCTGTACAGTCTCCTGCGTCCTTTATGCACCGGGGAGATCCTTTCGTCGTGGCACTGA